The following coding sequences lie in one Fusarium poae strain DAOMC 252244 chromosome 1, whole genome shotgun sequence genomic window:
- a CDS encoding hypothetical protein (SECRETED:SignalP(1-19)~MEROPS:MER0003299), which yields MTSLSLVLGIFSFLAFVQAGNSPGLPFVINTWGGDFTAATDAAFNALQKSKTSAIDAVEAGGLTCERNQCDGSVGYGGSPDENCETTLDAMIMDGDTMNTGAVAALRRVEDAISVARHVLENTSHSLLAGDQATQFAIENGFKTTNLTTKASAKKCKEWKASKCQPNYRLNVSPNPEHFCGPYRPLAKNKQTQQKTQSSHDTLSLIAITKDGSLAAGTTTNGASHKIPGRVGDGPIVGSGSYADSSLGGCGATGDGDIMLRFLPCYQALDSLSRGLSPKEAAEDAVLRMVRKYSDLKSGIVVVDRYGNHGAAASGWDFTYSYRGGKMKNTKVVKVKPVQEV from the exons ATGACTTCCCTCTCCCTTGTATTGGGGATATTCTCATTCCTGGCGTTTGTCCAAGCGGGTAACTCACCGGGTCTTCCATTTGTCATTAACACCTGGGGGGGTGACTTTACCGCTGCTACAGACGCCGCATTCAATGCCCTACAGAAATCCAAGACTTCCGCAATTGATGCCGTTGAAGCTGGTGGCCTAACGTGCGAACGCAACCAGTGCGATGGTAGTGTTGGCTATGGAGGTTCTCCAGACGAAAACTGTGAGACTACGCTTGATGCAATGATCATGGATGGCGATACCATGAATACTGGCGCTGTGGCAGCTTTGCGACGAGTCGAAGATGCCATCTCCGTGGCGCGACATGTTCTCGAGAACACCAGTCATTCGCTTCTCGCAGGTGATCAGGCTACCCAATTCGCCATTGAGAATGGCTTCAAAACGACGAATCTCACGACAAAGGCATCTGCCAAGAAGTGCAAGGAATGGAAGGCTAGTAAATGCCAACCCAACTACCGCCTCAACGTTAGCCCCAATCCCGAACACTTCTGCGGCCCGTATCGTCCTCTGGCAAAAAACAAGCAGACCCAGCAAAAAACTCAATCTTCACACGATACTCTTTCTCTCATCGCCATAACCAAGGACGGAAGTCTAGCCGCAGGAACAACCACAAATGGCGCATCGCACAAGATCCCCGGCCGAGTTGGCGACGGTCCCATTGTAGGAAGCGGCTCTTACGCTGATAGTTCCCTCGGTGGTTGCGGCGCCACAGGCGACGGTGATATCATGCTCCGCTTCCTGCCCTGCTACCAAGCGCTCGACAGCCTGAGTCGGGGTTTATCCCCCAAAGAAGCAGCCGAAGACGCAGTTCTGCGCATGGTTCGCAAATACTCTGATCTGAAGAGTGGAATTGTCGTGGTTGATCGGTACGGAAACCATGGAGCTGCTGCGAGCGGCTGGGACTTCACCTACAGCTACAGAGGAGGCAAGATGAAGAACACAAAGGTGGTCAAGGTAAAGCCGGTACAGGAG GTCTGA
- a CDS encoding hypothetical protein (SECRETED:SignalP(1-21)~TransMembrane:1 (n4-13c21/22o526-549i)~BUSCO:18902at5125), which yields MRQFLAYLLLAITNGFALTSAAASGYHEQLTLRPLPLSQLLASFNFRANTSIADFEAHNFRLFPRSLAQILQYAGTRELHLRFTLGRWDAQSWGARPWDGTREGGTGVELWAWLDAETDAEADEKWLILTNALSGLFCASLNFIDETRTIRPVMSFQPDGHHSNSSLANTRLLHGVLPHEVVCTENLTPFLKLLPCKGKAGIATLLDGHKLFDASYQSMAIDVRPKCNADDECFLEMEETVDMVLDINRSKRPQNNPIPRPPPAHELLCDTSKPYHSDNTCFPADSLDGQDWSLSQVFGRSIRGTCPLTDPDIPPVCIQIPRSRDIYTTEGAREIRSENGNSRCYNLDANSELALMLVKPESQDEDKILNKPETPLLYADRSFNGHGQEHGGVQAILSNPSDTDVEFVYMESLPWFMRIYLHTLSARIADAPLSNASDLIKEIYYRPALDRARGTQLELRMRIPPHCTVFLTYDFEKSILRYTEYPPDANRGFDVAAAVITTLEPKVLNIRTTTLLLYLPTPDFSMPYNVIIFTSTAIALAFGGLYNILVRRFVGADEAQGMVLKTKIMGLIHRLKGNVGKQ from the exons ATGCGCCAATTCCTGGCTTATCTCCTTCTAGCCATTACAAATGGCTTTGCACTTACTTCGGCCGCGGCATCGGGCTATCACGAACAATTGACGCTTCGACCTTTACCCCTGTCCCAGCTTCTAGCGAGCTTCAACTTCCGAGCCAATACTTCAATCGCCGACTTTGAAGCGCACAACTTTCGGCTCTTCCCACGATCACTAGCTCAGATCTTACAATACGCCGGCACGAGGGAATTGCATCTTAGATTTACACTAGGACGATGGGACGCCCAGTCGTGGGGTGCCCGGCCCTGGGATGGGACACGTGAGGGAGGCACCGGTGTTGAGCTGTGGGCATGGTTGGATGCTGAAACGGATGCCGAAGCTGATGAGAAGTGGTTGATTCTGACAAACGCTCTGTCTGGGCTATTCTGTGCCAGCCTAAACTTTATCGACGAGACCCGAACCATTCGACCCGTCATGTCCTTTCAGCCCGATGGCCACCACTCCAATTCGTCGTTGGCCAATACAAGGCTTCTCCATGGTGTTTTACCACATGAAGTCGTATGTACCGAAAACTTGACACCTTTCCTCAAGTTGCTGCCATGTAAGGGCAAGGCTGGAATTGCCACGCTGCTGGATGGACACAAGCTCTTTGATGCCTCTTATCAGAGCATGGCAATTGACGTCAGACCCAAGTGTAATGCGGATGACGAATGCTTCCTGGAAATGGAGGAGACTGTGGACATGGTCCTCGATATTAACCGCTCCAAGAGACCTCAAA ACAACCCTATCCCAAGACCCCCTCCTGCTCACGAGCTTCTCTGCGATACCTCCAAACCATATCACTCCGACAACACTTGTTTTCCAGCCGACAGCCTCGATGGCCAAGACTGGAGTTTATCTCAAGTATTTGGTCGATCCATTAGAGGAACATGTCCCTTGACCGACCCCGATATCCCTCCTGTCTGCATACAGATCCCCCGATCCCGCGACATCTACACAACCGAAGGTGCCCGCGAGATCAGGTCCGAGAACGGAAACTCTCGATGCTATAATCTTGATGCCAATTCTGAACTAGCTCTCATGCTCGTCAAGCCTGAGTCGCAAGATGAGgacaagatcttgaacaagcCCGAAACGCCGCTTCTCTACGCTGACCGCAGTTTCAACGGTCATGGTCAGGAACACGGTGGCGTACAAGCTATCTTGAGTAACCCCAGCGACACTGATGTTGAGTTCGTCTACATGGAGTCGCTACCCTGGTTCATGCGTATTTACCTTCACACCCTCTCGGCCCGTATCGCTGATGCTCCCTTGTCAAACGCGTCCGATCTGATCAAGGAGATCTACTACCGCCCTGCTCTCGACCGCGCGCGCGGTACACAGCTGGAACTTCGCATGCGCATCCCACCGCATTGTACCGTCTTTCTGACCTACGATTTTGAGAAGTCTATCCTCCGATATACCGAATATCCTCCCGATGCCAATCGTGGCTTTGATGTCGCCGCCGCAGTCATCACCACACTTGAGCCTAAGGTCCTTAACATCCGCACTACAACGCTTCTTCTGTACCTTCCCACGCCAGATTTCAGCATGCCGTACAATGTTATCATCTTTACATCAACAGCAATCGCCCTTGCGTTTGGAGGTTTGTACAACATCCTCGTGAGAAGATTTGTCGGCGCCGATGAGGCGCAAGGGATGGTCTTGAAGACCAAGATTATGGGACTTATTCATAGATTAAAGGGAAATGTTGGGAAGCAATAG
- a CDS encoding hypothetical protein (BUSCO:42988at5125), protein MAAEQRKLLEQLMGASSTSRAAQLSLTDPKVCRSYLAGTCPHDLFTNTKQDIGPCPKVHNEGLKTEYEALSDREKQKYGFEYDYMRDLQKYIDDCNRRIDAAQRRLEKTPDEIRQTNVLLKSISELTESINNGLLEVEVLGSMGEVSRAQDELFRVRQASQSKADREKELKALSDTSGPSGHQKLQVCDVCGAYLSRLDNDRRLADHFYGKMHLGYAQMRKTYDAFPKEMKGRSRAPIDDDGPGMGGPRGPRGSGGYRSGRGGRGYRGGW, encoded by the exons ATGGCCGCTGAACAGAGAAAGCTGCTCGAGCAGCTCATGGGCGCATCGTCAACATCTCGCGCTGCTCAGCTGTCTCTCACAGACCCCAAAGTCTGTCGCTCCTACCTCGCAGGTACATGTCCACACGACTTGTTCACGAACACGAAGCAGGACATTGGTCCTTGTCCAAAGGTGCACAATGAGGGATTAAAAACCGAATATGAAGCTCTGTCAGACAGAGAGAAGCAGAAATACGGATTTGAGTACGATTATATGCGTGATCTGCAAAAGTACATCGATGATTGTAACCGAAGAATCGATGCTGCGCAGAGGCGATTGGAGAAGACACCTGATGAGATTCGACAGACCAACGTTCTA CTCAAAAGCATATCCGAACTCACAGAGTCCATAAACAACGGCCTCCTCGAAGTCGAAGTCCTCGGTTCCATGGGCGAAGTCTCCCGTGCCCAAGACGAGCTTTTCCGCGTCCGCCAAGCCTCCCAATCCAAAGCCGATCGCGAAAAGGAGCTCAAGGCTCTTTCCGACACATCAGGTCCTTCAGGTCATCAGAAGCTTCAGGTCTGCGACGTCTGCGGTGCCTACCTGAGTAGACTTGACAACGATCGTCGACTGGCCGATCACTTTTACGGCAAAATGCATTTGGGATATGCGCAGATGCGAAAGACATACGATGCATTTCCCAAGGAGATGAAGGGCCGCTCGAGGGCGCCAATAGACGACGATGGTCCTGGCATGGGCGGGCCCAGAGGACCGCGCGGTTCAGGAGGCTACAGGAGTGGTCGCGGTGGAAGGGGATACCGTGGAGGTTGGTAG
- a CDS encoding hypothetical protein (SECRETED:SignalP(1-20)) codes for MNLNPLAFFILFIAFAVVDAYYTLTVFAPKTPQIHARVINARNRAFIIGASQPSTFCGLDNATECPDGKSTQVNANMTGLAAAVPGGQFIFVAPDGIISYPSPHSALRPPGSQVGGFRPAHVVSDCKMPVTILMWSPENGSPGLWACPTARNVPVSKEAVLKASTGLFKGKGCMKIEGVEIQTAGDKFAAWAYT; via the exons ATGAATCTGAATCCACTCGCCTTCTTCATTCTCTTCATAGCTTTCGCTGTGGTAGACGCCTACTACACTCTCACTGTCTTCGCACCAAAGACTCCTCAGATCCACGCCCGCGTCATCAACGCTCGGAATAGGGCATTCATCATCGGTGCTTCGCAACCCAGTACCTTTTGCGGTCTCGACAATGCAACTGAGTGTCCCGATGGAAAGTCTACACAAGTCAATGCAAACATGACGGGCCTTGCA GCTGCAGTTCCAGGTGGTCAATTCATTTTTGTCGCGCCCGACGGCATAATCTCGTATCCGTCCCCGCACTCGGCTCTACGTCCACCAGGCTCTCAAGTAGGTGGTTTTCGTCCCGCGCACGTCGTCTCGGATTGCAAGATGCCTGTCACGATACTCATGTGGTCACCCGAGAATGGTAGCCCAGGCCTCTGGGCGTGTCCGACAGCCAGAAACGTGCCTGTCAGCAAGGAAGCTGTGCTCAAAGCATCCACGGGATTGTTCAAAGGAAAGGGGTGCATGAAGATCGAGGGTGTTGAGATCCAGACTGCGGGAGACAAGTTTGCGGCTTGGGCTTATACGTAA
- a CDS encoding hypothetical protein (SECRETED:SignalP(1-21)~CAZy:AA9): MSSFTTKAILAALVAAAGVRAHGHVESITVGGTEYEGLNPGAAANENPRKELAAWFATNTDNGFVEPSAFGDADIICHRGAENAVKSAKVKAGEKITIKWDTWPESHKGPVIDYLASCGSDGCAKVDKTSLKFFKIAEAGMTSGGNFASDDLIAAGNSWEVTVPTSIKAGNYVLRHEIIALHAAGQENGAQNYPQCFNLEVESDGTAEPEGVAGTSLYTADEEGIVFDLYNNPTSYPIPGPKLNIAGGSSGSAPSTPATPTTGSGSDSGSAPSNTAAPVESAPAETAAPVESAPASGNDNQNNGGASPVQTEAPAAPQPTKTGCKAKKARRHARDMMN; this comes from the coding sequence ATGTCTTCTTTCACTACCAAGGCCATCCTCGCTGCCCTCGTCGCCGCTGCCGGTGTTCGTGCCCACGGCCACGTCGAGTCCATCACCGTCGGCGGAACTGAGTACGAGGGTCTCAACCCCGGTGCTGCCGCCAACGAGAACCCCCGCAAGGAGCTCGCCGCCTGGTTCGCCACCAACACCGACAACGGTTTCGTTGAGCCCTCTGCCTTCGGTGATGCCGACATCATCTGCCACCGCGGCGCCGAGAACGCTGTCAAGTCcgccaaggtcaaggccgGTGAGAAGATCACCATCAAGTGGGACACCTGGCCCGAGTCTCACAAGGGTCCCGTCATCGACTACCTCGCTTCTTGCGGTTCCGATGGCTGTGCCAAGGTTGACAAGACCAGCCTCAAGTTCTTCAAGATTGCTGAGGCTGGTATGACCTCTGGTGGCAACTTTGCCTCCGACGATCTCATCGCTGCTGGCAACTCCTGGGAGGTTACTGTCCCTACCTCCATCAAGGCCGGTAACTACGTCCTCCGTCACGAGATCATCGCTCTCCACGCCGCTGGCCAGGAGAACGGTGCCCAGAACTACCCTCAGTGCTTCAACCTTGAGGTTGAGTCTGACGGAACCGCTGAGCCTGAGGGTGTTGCTGGTACCAGCCTCTACACTGCTGATGAGGAGGGTATCGTCTTCGACCTCTACAACAACCCTACCAGCTATCCCATCCCCGGCCCCAAGCTGAACATTGCCGGCGGTTCTTCCGGCTCTGCCCCCTCTACCCCCGCTACCCCCACTACTGGCTCCGGCTCCGACTCCGGTTCCGCTCCTTCCAACACCGCTGCTCCCGTTGAGTCTGCTCCCGCCGAGACCGCTGCCCCTGTCGAGTCTGCCCCTGCTTCCGGCAACGACAACCAGAACAACGGTGGTGCTTCTCCCGTCCAGACTGAGGCTCCCGCTGCTCCCCAGCCCACCAAGACTGGctgcaaggccaagaaggcccGCCGTCACGCTCGTGACATGATGAACTAA